One Fusarium poae strain DAOMC 252244 chromosome 4, whole genome shotgun sequence DNA window includes the following coding sequences:
- a CDS encoding hypothetical protein (BUSCO:36597at5125), translating to MNFPMKDKLGHFKRPLGMDQRTANIPLIDISAPDIDQNEIAKQLVDAAEEHGFIYIRNLGRNIQAKDVDGAFDLVRKTFECPVEEKQRCTIQTNNRGWSGMHSETLDPKNQKIGDFKEAFNFGEFADGKAQQPLPSDLVPDEPQISAFADSCHDLCQKLLYLLGLGLGVGDFFSSAHNTDKGASSSILRFLRYPPPESTAHTEEDVRAGSHSDYGSITLLFRLKGQAGLEVLRKDNIWAPVPVCPAGTEDDPSPPILINIGDLLSYWTNGLFRSTLHRVVFPTEGSVRVQGETNEGPRYSIAYFCHPVGTIPLEPVPSERVKNFVPTGGASSENPYATSKVMTADEHLFMRLKESYGDLYDKKS from the exons ATGAACTTTCCCATGAAGGATAAACTCGGCCATTTCAAGAGACCTCTTGGTATGGACCAAAGAACGGCAAACATCCCTCTGATCGACATTTCAGCCCCTGATATCGATCAAAATGAAATAGCCAAGCAACTCGTTGACGCTGCTGAGGAGCATGGCTTCATTTACATCCGTAACCTAGGCCGTAATATTCAGGCCAAGGATGTCGATGGGGCGTTTGATCTC GTCAGGAAAACATTCGAGTGTCCCGTGGAAGAGAAGCAGAGATGCACGATTCAGACTAACAATCGCGGCTGGTCTGGCATGCATTCTGAAACCCTGGATCCCAAAAACCAAAAG ATAGGAGATTTCAAAGA GGCCTTCAACTTTGGCGAATTCGCCGATGGAAAAGCCCAacagcctcttccttctgaCCTAGTTCCCGATGAACCTCAGATAAGTGCCTTTGCCGACTCATGTCATGACCTTTGCCAGAAGCTCCTCTACCTGCTTGGTCTAGGTCTTGGT GTCGGcgacttcttctcctcggcaCATAACACAGATAAGGGCGCTTCGAGCTCTATCCTCCGCTTCTTACGTTATCCGCCCCCGGAGTCTACCGCTCATACTGAAGAAGACGTGCGTGCTGGCTCTCACAGCGACTATGGCTCCATCACCCTTCTCTTTCGTCTCAAGGGCCAGGCAGGTCTAGAGGTTCTTAGAAAAGACAACATATGGGCACCCGTCCCCGTATGTCCAGCTGGTACCGAGGATGATCCCAGTCCACCTATTCTTATCAATATTGGTGATCTGTTGTCGTACTGGACCAACGGACTTTTCCGCAGCACTCTCCACAGGGTTGTATTTCCAACAGAAGGAAGCGTCAGGGTACAGGGAGAGACGAACGAGGGGCCAAGATATTCGATCGCTTACTTCTGTCATCCTGTTGGTACAATCCCTCTTGAGCCTGTTCCTAGCGAGCGGGTGAAGAACTTTGTGCCTACTGGAGGGGCGTCAAGTGAGAACCCCTATGCCACAAGCAAGGTCATGACAGCAGATGAGCATCTGTTCATGAGGCTCAAGGAGAGTTACGGTGATCTTTACGACAAGAAGTCATAG
- a CDS encoding hypothetical protein (BUSCO:8535at5125) — MPLSFCLVCELLDRCYDLSLARKGCSSAVVEWFNKHRNYVDAHDTSLSALLSTLLPDKRTDRVYCIQAPSLERIIGRACLLGASRIAELARFRQPGSGVDLADCVHRILTVTPSPGYSQRDAVTVEEIDELLHSLASKVRWSSPSIRASQASMTARNRTDVELMYRRLSAVEAKWFTRLILKSYQPLVLDPHLIYRLCNPLLPCVLKVQDDFATAIATAQTLRRRLLPNSGRQTPREQTMSTVKPQLGIKIGRLPWIKGRSIKHCLDMGHGRMSVEEKIDGEYCQIHIDPSKGDQCIQIFSKSGKDSTEDRVALHGTILESLKIGQPDARVTKACILEGELVVYDDSQHKILPFHKIRKHVSRRGVFLRTDLDSLPGPQEHLMIVYYDIMLLEDQSLINIRHSERFKILSNLVCCRKGWAELVPRQVVDFGQPLGVSTLRKTFALTILARKEGLVLKPDEPYFDFKDQRRKYSSCCIKLKKEYIGNFGDVGDFAVVGAKYDSAKAISYRIPGLKWTHFYLGCLDNREAVRNWRAKPEFTIVNVVELNETLLREVITYSNPEPVAPTDNTAIVLKQAPGVEQGSPPTVIFTRPLVFDLKCFSFDRVGNTGFWSLRFPSVTKVHFDRDFTDTISFEELQKLAKDATTAAELEDSQENLQWIAKLEAADPRGIAVDAASQLTVTTMPTPSPRKSTQNTTSTWSPASPLATRSPVGNTISPCRDRFERLRPLFLSTAAAALPTPAAPLTSPTEHRAQKRDLLIVQEASPHKRPKLDTESPPKHKHIPGSTSNYQLREPLAGIGDNSQSQPVMTTCASPSTSFAPDDPNSDENDVPELKVDFDPEYDIRSENDLETETEFCRDKPAKKIVVTDPNICVYVGEKCAFAKAEVLISPGLLSNSKARTLFELHGIVNPVEKIDAWLKREKSGKEKETKKDSAKIFLLCQSDDKEATKFLFDKIQKVRETTPRERQNWIHVYDWRVLQHVTIQEDDAVQPKDYDGFHTPWERWRIGPGLI; from the exons ATGCCTCTCTCTTTCTGTTTGGTTTGCGAATTGCTTGACCGGTGTTATGATCTTTCTCTCGCTAGAAAGGGTTGCTCCAGCGCCGTTGTAGAGTGGTTTAACAAGCATCGCAACTATGTCGACGCCCACGATACCAGCCTCTCGGCACTGTTATCGACCTTACTCCCAGACAAGAGAACCGATAGAGTCTATTGTATCCAGGCTCCGAGTCTGGAGAGAATCATCGGCCGTGCATGTCTTCTAGGGGCATCACGTATAGCCGAACTGGCTCGATTCCGTCAGCCGGGTTCCggtgttgatctcgcagactGTGTTCATCGCATTCTGACTGTAACA CCGAGTCCAGGGTACAGCCAGAGAGATGCTGTTACTGTAGAAGAGATCGACGAGCTCCTGCACTCGCTCGCCTCAAAAGTGAGATGGAGTTCCCCCTCGATTCGCGCTTCACAGGCCAGCATGACCGCGAGAAACAGAACGGATGTCGAGCTCATGTACAGAAGACTAAGCGCAGTAGAAGCCAAGTGGTTTACAAGGCTGATTCTCAAAAGCTATCAACCACTGGTATTAGACCCGCATCTCATATACCGTCTTTGCAACCCTCTCCTTCCTTGCGTTCTCAAGGTTCAAGACGACTTTGCTACTGCGATCGCGACTGCACAAACTTTGCGAAGGAGATTACTCCCAAATTCTGGACGACAAACGCCGCGTGAGCAAACAATGAGCACGGTGAAACCTCAATTGGGTATCAAGATTGGGCGACTGCCTTGGATTAAAGGTCGCAGTATCAAGCATTGTTTAGATATGGGACACGGGCGTATGAGTGTGGAGGAAAAGATCGATGGCGAATACTGCCAAATTCATATAGACCCAAGTAAAGGAGATCAATGCATCCAGATATTTTCCAAAAGCGGTAAAGACAGCACTGAAGACAGGGTTGCACTTCATGG GACAATACTAGAATCACTCAAAATTGGACAGCCCGACGCTAGAGTCACCAAGGCTTGTATATTGGAAGGGGAGTTGGTTGTGTATGATGATTCT CAACATAAAATACTCCCATTTCATAAAATCAGGAAGCATGTATCGCGGAGAGGTGTGTTTTTACGCACAGATCTAGACTCACT GCCTGGACCGCAGGAACACTTAATGATTGTTTATTATGACATAATGCTTCTAGAAGACCAATCACTGATCAACATAAGACACTCGGAGAGGTTCAAAATTCTGTCGAATCTCGTCTGTTGTCGTAAAGGATGGGCAGAACTGGTCCCTCGGCAAGTTGTTGATTTTGGCCAACCACTTGGTGTATCGACCTTACGCAAAACGTTTGCCTTGACCATATTGGCTCGAAAAGAAGGCCTTGTCTTGAAACCGGACGAGCCATACTTTGACTTCAAAGATCAGCGACGGAAATACTCGAGTTGCTGCATCAAACTCAAGAAAGAGTACATTGGGAACTTTGGAGATGTTGGCGACTTTGCAGTTGTTGGGGCTAAGTACGACTCCGCAAAAGCAATATCCTACCGAATACCTGGGTTAAAATGGACGCATTTCTATCTTGGCTGCCTCGACAATCGAGAGGCGGTTAGAAATTGGAGGGCCAAGCCAGAATTCACGATCGTCAACGTTGTTGAACTCAACGAAACACTTCTCAGGGAGGTTATTACCTACTCAAACCCAGAGCCCGTTGCTCCGACAGATAATACAGCCATCGTTCTCAAGCAAGCCCCTGGTGTTGAACAAGGGTCACCTCCCACTGTTATATTCACTAGACCGCTGGTGTTTGACCTCAAATGCTTTAGCTTTGATAGAGTGGGCAATACTGGATTTTGGAGCCTGCGATTTCCTTCGGTGACAAAAGTTCACTTTGATCGGGATTTCACTGACACAATATCCTTTGAAGAGTTACAAAAGCTGGCTAAGGATGCAACTACAGCGGCTGAGCTGGAGGATAGTCAGGAGAACTTGCAATGGATTGCCAAGCTTGAGGCAGCCGACCCACGTGGAATTGCAGTTGATGCTGCTAGCCAGTTGACAGTGACAACTATGCCAACACCATCACCTCGAAAATCAACACAGAATACCACTTCTACATGGTCTCCCGCTTCTCCCCTGGCGACAAGATCACCCGTGGGCAATACCATCAGCCCCTGCCGTGATAGGTTCGAAAGATTGCGTCCTTTGTTTCTATCTACTGCCGCAGCTGCGCTACCAACACCCGCTGCACCACTTACTTCGCCCACCGAGCACCGTGCACAGAAACGTGATCTGCTCATTGTACAGGAAGCATCGCCGCATAAACGCCCGAAGCTTGACACTGAATCACCACCGAAACACAAGCACATACCTGGCAGCACAAGCAATTATCAACTGCGCGAACCTCTCGCCGGTATTGGTGATAATTCGCAATCTCAGCCCGTCATGACTACTTGCGCATCTCCTTCTACCTCTTTCGCCCCTGACGATCCCAACTCGGATGAAAATGATGTTCCGGAATTGAAGGTCGACTTTGACCCTGAGTATGACATTCGTTCTGAAAACGATCTTGAGACCGAAACAGAGTTTTGCCGCGATAAACCAGCCAAAAAGATCGTTGTTACAGACCCGAACATCTGCGTCTATGTGGGCGAGAAGTGTGCGTTTGCGAAAGCAGAGGTGTTGATTTCACCTGGACTTCTCAGCAATTCGAAAGCCAGGACACTCTTTGAGCTTCACGGGATTGTCAATCCAGTCGAGAAAATTGATGCTTGGCTCAAAAGGGAGAAGTCAggcaaagagaaagagacaaAGAAGGACAGCGCCAAGATTTTTCTTTTGTGTCAATCAGACGACAAAGAGGCAACAAAGTTCCTCTTTGACAAAATCCAGAAAGTAAGAGAGACTACCCCGCGCGAACGACAGAACTGGATTCATGTTTACGACTGGCGTGTTTTGCAACATGTGACAATCCAGGAGGATGACGCTGTCCAACCCAAAGATTACGATGGATTCCATACCCCGTGGGAGCGCTGGCGCATTGGACCTGGACTTATCTGA
- a CDS encoding hypothetical protein (BUSCO:23022at5125), which yields MDMDSQQAIRRRCSVADRLPADFVIPTTSSSNSETAPDSTISSTTTTAVAASVNPRYVPARNLASHNRHGSMSSVGGIPPPPQRDETISYRRGHTRAKSSVSSMNRQVNRLSLTLPIAPPTSDPSRPTPTSSAMSSVPPTPIDSGIASPAGANEFIIAIAAQERRVLELREELSRAEAELTSLKKKWTTQEKRGDPIPVEAYRSPILPSDTDGSSVRRSAESDRRRLLQQTGATSPNRRRVLRGGHTRTLSLLSPAKPDGGFSLYHDRDHEHEQVKLPSIERRTAQLTNPHLNKRASWQPRTQQNVPGAAQIVEDFKLGLRAFVEDIRQITVGDEPINGQPVRSNSVSDRSETSRTQDTVRANRPLRPKVSTVFEPPHNNSETTERSETRSQTTTTASKTRPEMPARSKTKSKNKSFSWQPLGFDSMDDNDWSNWESPASSSKTSRWSGSTIGSSGLDDMSATSDEGEPADSPSKKKSGYETPLLSPKLEELLPNIVNQFSPSNLKRTATNLMDEWEKSLTDPNYPHQSQAQENTA from the exons ATGGACATGGACTCGCAACAAGCTATCCGTCGACGCTGCTCTGTTGCCGACCGTCTGCCAGCAGACTTTGTTATACCCACCACCTCCAGCTCGAATTCTGAGACTGCCCCTGATTCGACCATTTCTTCAACCACAACTACCGCTGTCGCTGCCTCTGTCAATCCTAGATACGTTCCTGCTCGTAACCTCGCTTCACATAACCGCCACGGCAGCATGAGTTCAGTGGGAGGAATTCCCCCTCCGCCTCAAAGAGACGAAACTATCTCTTACAGACGTGGCCACACTCGTGCGAAATCTAGTGTATCCAGCATGAACCGTCAGGTCAACCGACTTTCCTTGACGCTCCCAATTGCACCCCCTACGAGCGACCCTTCCCGACCAACACCAACCTCTTCCGCCATGTCATCAGTTCCTCCGACCCCAATTGACTCCGGCATCGCCTCACCGGCTGGCGCAAATGAGTTCATCATTGCCATTGCCGCCCAAGAGAGACGTGTGCTAGAATTAAGGGAGGAGCTGTCTCGTGCTGAGGCGGAATTGACTTCACTAAAGAAGAAGTGGACGACACAAGAAAAGAGGGGTGATCCCATCCCCGTTGAGGCATACCGCAGCCCAATTCTACCTTCAGATACCGATGGCTCCTCGGTGAGGCGAAGCGCCGAGTCGGACCGCCGAAGATTATTGCAGCAGACGGGTGCAACGAGTCCCAATCGAAGAAGGGTCCTTCGCGGTGGACATACAAGAACCCTGTCTCTGCTGTCGCCGGCGAAGCCAGACGGAGGTTTCTCATTATACCATGACCGCGATCACGAGCACGAGCAGGTCAAATTACCTTCAATAGAGCGCAGGACCGCTCAATTAACAAACCCTCATTTGAATAAGCGTGCCTCATGGCAGCCACGCACACAACAAAACGTCCCGGGTGCCGCTCAAATTGTCGAGGACTTTAAACTGGGCCTCAGAGCTTTTGTCGAGGACATACGTCAAATTACTGTTGGGGACGAACCTATCAACGGCCAGCCCGTTCGCTCCAACAGTGTCAGCGACCGCAGCGAAACGTCCCGAACCCAGGATACGGTCCGAGCGAATCGCCCACTTCGACCCAAAGTAAGCACAGTGTTTGAGCCACCCCACAACAACTCTGAGACCACAGAGCGCTCAGAGACACGATCACAAACGACGACAACAGCGTCAAAAACTCGCCCCGAGATGCCTGCACGGAGTAAAACCAAATCGAAGAACAAGTCTTTCTCTTGGCAACCTCTTGGATTCGACTCGATGGATGACAATGACTGGTCTAATTGGGAGTCCCCGGCTTCGTCCTCTAAGACGTCTCGTTGGAGCGGCTCTACTATTGGCAGTAGTGGACTGGACGATATGTCTGCTACTTCGGACGAGGGAGAACCTGCGGACTCGCCCTC caagaagaagtccGGTTACGAAACTCCTCTCCTGTCCCCCAAACTTGAGGAGCTTCTGCCCAATATTGTCAACCAATTCTCGCCCAGCAATCTCAAGCGTACAGCGACGAACCTGATGGACGAGTGGGAAAAGTCCCTCACCGACCCCAACTATCCTCACCAGTCACAAGCTCAAGAAAACACCGCCTAA
- a CDS encoding hypothetical protein (TransMembrane:1 (i37-59o)), with the protein MKNAEFQPKLNPAFNPLKFPSKSERAFMLKDCFKPQVTIAVGSFIQVALCAILPLRLAIIPSAAVLLNSIITTLIQVRSTNPNEYDEAIIPGRATAQLPFSSGTFGSKPGANSVVVFHLGIQANHPLGLAAPGMSQIGKYFSAMTEDLESHRDEYGLLTSSSWRGDERSSNNTLLIIYYFRDIEGLHRFAHGDIHRKAWDYMSKTKPKHVGIFHETYSVPARAYENIYVNCHPVMMGRATVRTTPVGEEDERWMNTLVSADVPALKTQYARMSRDEQGNSKET; encoded by the exons ATGAAGAACGCAGAGTTCCAGCCAAAGCTGAACCCGGCTTTTAATCCCCTCAAGTTCCCCTCAAAAAGTGAGAGAGCT TTTATGCTCAAAGATTGTTTTAAACCTCAAGTTACAATCGCCGTTGGGTCATTCATACAAGTAGCTTTGTGTGCCATTCTTCCTCTCCGTTTGGCAATCATACCATCAGCAGCCGTCCTGCTCAACTCTATCATTACCACTCTCATACAAGTACGAAGCACAAACCCCAACGAGTATGATGAAGCTATCATACCTGGCCGGGCGACTGCGCAATTACCCTTCTCGTCCGGAACGTTCGGTTCTAAACCAGGAGCGAATTCTGTTGTGGTCTTCCATCTCGGTATCCAGGCAAATCACCCCCTTGGTCTCGCCGCACCAGGCATGAGCCAGATAGGAAAGTACTTCTCGGCAATGACAGAGGATCTAGAGTCACATCGAGATGAATACGGGCTGCTCACAAGTTCAAGCTGGCGAGGCGATGAACGCAGCAGTAACAACactcttctcatcatctaTTACTTTCGCGACATCGAGGGTCTACACCGCTTCGCCCATGGAGATATTCACCGGAAGGCGTGGGATTATATGAGCAAGACAAAGCCGAAGCATGTTGGGATATTCCACGAGACGTATTCCGTTCCTGCGCGGGCATATGAGAACATATACGTCAATTGCCACCCTGTGATGATGGGCCGCGCAACAGTGAGGACGACGCCAGTGGGCGAGGAGGATGAAAGGTGGATGAACACCCTTGTCAGTGCTGATGTGCCGGCGCTGAAGACGCAGTATGCGAGAATGTCGAGGGATGAGCAGGGGAATTCGAAGGAGACGTAA
- a CDS encoding hypothetical protein (SECRETED:SignalP(1-20)~TransMembrane:1 (n4-15c20/21o438-460i)~CAZy:GH76), with product MRSLLQTTTAVLGWTVAANAYDLTIDDKKSVESAAGKAAKGLTSWYTGMNPGDTPGNLPDPYYWWEAGAMFGTLVDYWWLTGDDKYNAITKQAMIHQAGTDGDYMPDNQTMTEGNDDQGFWAMAAMSAAEHQFPDPPDDVPGWLAQAQAVFNEYVSRWDDEYCGGGMRWQIFKWNTGYDYKNAISNGCFFNIASRLALYTGNDTYADWAEKVWDWHTKAGVVTSKFEVLDGVHIGESKSAVCDDIDKTQWSYNTGIFLHGAATLYNLTSADKWKKRTDGLLDDVFNKFVKNEIIYEQFCEPHKQCSQDQQSFKGYLARWLAATTQLYPATNDKIIKLLKTSAQAAAKVCTGSGEGYKGPAGTACGFSWTTDTFDGSVGVGPQMNALSIFMYTLVEGAKGPVTSKTGGTSKGDPGGGNTDANDDDGTPKRKEITGADRAGAGILTFLFVAGVIGGVSFLVLDF from the exons ATGCGATCGCTGCTCCAAACGACTACTGCCGTCCTTGGTTGGACGGTAGCAGCAAATGCATACGATCTGACAATAGATGATAAGA AATCGGTCGAGAGTGCAGCCGGCAAGGCGGCCAAGGGCTTGACAAGTTGGTATACAGGAATGAACCCAGGCGATACACCAGGAAATCTGCCAGATCCTTACTACT GGTGGGAGGCTGGAGCCATGTTTGGTACTCTAGTTGATTACTGGTGGCTCACAGGAGACGACAAATACAACGCCATCACGAAACAAGCCATGATCCACCAGGCTGGGACAGACGGTGACTACATGCCCGACAACCAAACTATGACAGAAGGAAACGACGATCAAGGCTTCTGGGCTATGGCCGCAATGTCAGCAGCGGAGCACCAATTCCCAGACCCCCCTGACGACGTCCCTGGATGGCTCGCGCAAGCACAAGCCGTCTTCAACGAATACGTCAGTCGCTGGGATGACGAGTATTGCGGTGGTGGAATGCGCTGGCAGATCTTCAAGTGGAACACCGGTTACGACTACAAAAACGCCATCTCcaacggctgcttcttcaacATCGCCTCTCGCCTGGCGCTGTACACGGGCAACGACACTTATGCAGACTGGGCCGAAAAGGTTTGGGACTGGCACACCAAGGCCGGAGTTGTCACCTCCAAGTTTGAAGTTCTTGACGGTGTTCATATCGGCGAGTCCAAGTCCGCAGTTTGCGACGATATCGACAAGACGCAGTGGTCCTACAACACCGGTATCTTCCTTCACGGCGCTGCCACTCTATACAACCTCACTTCAGCCGATAAGTGGAAGAAGCGCACCGACGGCCTTCTCGACGACGTCTTCAACAAGTTTGTCAAGAACGAGATCATCTACGAACAGTTTTGTGAACCGCATAAGCAGTGCAGTCAGGATCAGCAGAGTTTCAAGGGATATCTCGCCCGATGGTTGGCTGCCACCACACAACTATACCCAGCTACCAACGACAAGATCATAAAGCTCCTCAAAACAAGTGCCCAGGCCGCTGCCAAGGTCTGCACTGGCTCTGGAGAAGGCTACAAGGGCCCTGCCGGCACAGCATGCGGCTTCTCTTGGACAACCGACACTTTCGATGGCTCTGTTGGTGTAGGACCCCAGATGAATGCCCTCTCCATTTTCATGTACACTCTCGTTGAGGGTGCGAAGGGACCCGTCACATCCAAGACTGGAGGAACCTCCAAGGGTGACCCTGGTGGTGGTAACACTGATGCCAACGATGACGATGGAACGCCCAAGAGAAAGGAAATCACTGGAGCCGATAGGGCTGGTGCTGGGATCTTGACGTTCCTCTTCGTGGCTGGTGTTATTGGAGGTGTTTCTTTCCTTGTTCTCGACTTTTAG
- the SMD2 gene encoding mRNA splicing protein (BUSCO:57792at5125) — protein sequence MSDTKIQELLGKPRSDLTEYEIAQLEEYEFSAGPLSILQTAVRSHVQVLISIRNNRKLLARVKAFDRHCNMVLENVKEMWTETPRLAGGKKGRPVNKDRFISKMFLRGDSVILVLLS from the exons ATGTCGGACACTAAGATTCA GGAGCTTCTTGGCAAGCCGCGATCCGATCTCAC CGAGTACGAGATCGCCCAACTCGAAGAGTACGAGTTCTCTGCCGGCCCTCTCTCCATCCTCCAGACTGCTGTGAGATCACACGTCCAAGTTCTTATCTCCATCCGCAACAACCGCAAACTCCTTGCGCGCGTCAAGGCATTCGACCGACACTGCAACATGGTTCTCGAGAACGTCAAGGAAATGTGGACAGAGACTCCCCGATTAGCTGGCGGAAAGAAGGGCAGACCAGTCAACAAGGATCGATTCATCAGCAAGAT GTTTTTGCGAGGCGACAGCGTTATTCTGGTTCTCCTAagctaa
- a CDS encoding hypothetical protein (BUSCO:17725at5125) — translation MVQQEKLLSSSLGARPLSSEATRIRPKEGDEDDDVVFASKYGLRTIMLNRQKKLNSLNSSMIRKIVPRLVEWEKSDLANVVVLKGAGPKALCAGGDVATLAELNQGGEEGWKKSAAYFALEYKLDHYIATYKKPYIAFMDGITMGGGVGLSAHAPFRIATEKTIFAMPETGIGFFPDVGASFFLPRMNGSIGTYLALTSAQLRGPNVFYAGIATHYLDSTSLPDLEARLAELRFQDSDTLPERLALINQTLEEFCTGLPHDQPIQLAGQIRQAIDRCFNRHTISEIIAALEAENDPSTKEWAQQQLKALHQKSPTALHVALRQMRIGGEWDIAETFKREHQIATKFMQHPDFTEGVSALLIRKDEAMWDPRSLADIGGTNVAKPFFEYDSTKELELFTDRTYKEHPYQEFGVPTEKEIEKVLSKGTCTREELANKIVASRSGRQGISEIVAEIIDRKTVVNDKGKAVWVKDEVAPGSKL, via the exons ATGGTTCAGCAAGAAAAGCTCTTGAGCTCCTCGCTCGGTGCTCGACCG CTATCGTCTGAGGCGACCCGTATCAGGCCAAAAGagggagatgaagatgacgatgtgGTCTTCGCGAGCAAATATGGCCTGCGAACCATTATGCTCAACCGACAGAAGAAGCTCAACTCTCTCAATTCTTCAATGATCCGAAAGATCGTGCCTAGATTGGTCGAATGGGAAAAGTCAGATCTCGCTAATGTTGTTGTTTTGAAGGGTGCTGGTCCAAAGGCCCTTTGCGCCGGGGGTGACGTCGCCACACTTGCAGAACTCAACCAGGGAGGTGAggagggatggaagaagTCGGCTGCATACTTTGCTCTTGAATACAAACTCGACCACTATATTGCGACATACAAAAAACCCTACATCGCTTTTATGGATGGCATCACCatgggtggtggtgttggtctGAGTGCTCACGCTCCTTTCAGAATCGCAACCGAGAAAACCATCTTCGCCATGCCCGAAACAGGTATCGGATTTTTCCCCGACGTCGGTGCCTCTTTTTTCCTCCCTCGAATGAACGGATCCATCGGAACCTATCTTGCGCTGACCAGCGCCCAACTCCGAGGACCTAACGTCTTCTACGCCGGCATCGCCACGCACTACCTTGACTCGACCAGCTTGCCAGATCTTGAGGCACGCCTGGCTGAATTACGGTTCCAGGACAGCGATACTCTGCCTGAACGCCTGGCACTCATTAACCAGACTCTTGAGGAATTCTGCACAGGTCTTCCTCATGACCAGCCCATACAATTAGCAGGTCAAATTCGCCAGGCGATCGATCGATGCTTCAACAGGCACACGATCAGCGAAATTATTGCTGCCTTGGAAGCAGAGAATGATCCTTCTACTAAGGAGTGGGCGCAGCAGCAACTGAAGGCCCTGCACCAGAAATCACCCACAGCCTTGCATGTAGCTCTCCGCCAGATGCGTATTGGTGGCGAGTGGGATATCGCCGAAACTTTCAAGAGGGAACACCAGATTGCTACCAAGTTCATGCAGCATCCCGATTTTACTGAGGGCGTATCGGCGTTGCTCATCAGGAAGGATGAAGCCATGTGGGATCCCAGGTCTCTTGCGGACATCGGCGGCACCAACGTAGCCAAGCCCTTCTTCGAATACGACTCGACCAAGGAGCTCGAGCTCTTCACCGACCGTACTTACAAGGAGCACCCTTACCAGGAGTTTGGTGTGCCTACAGAAAAGGAGATTGAAAAGGTTCTTTCAAAGGGCACTTGCACTCGGGAAGAGCTAGCCAACAAGATTGTAGCGTCGCGCAGCGGTCGCCAAGGCATCTCTGAAATTGTTGCGGAGATCATCGATCGCAAGACCGTGGTGAACGACAAGGGCAAGGCTGTGTGGGTGAAGGATGAGGTTGCGCCTGGAAGCAAACTGTAA